The Arachis hypogaea cultivar Tifrunner chromosome 16, arahy.Tifrunner.gnm2.J5K5, whole genome shotgun sequence genome contains a region encoding:
- the LOC112697859 gene encoding uncharacterized protein, whose protein sequence is MARGKWVCSYKKITLFICFVNIAVALFCLRSLYASIYIYSGSVGRNTVLYKPDQIQKMEESEQIRKAHKPVELVKWVKKFEGEFSSETVAVELPQHLKQKIVDEVLQRLRSLNSNRTNSSDSLGIDKERQAVENWRKERLNEIKLALVRGTSSSSINFEEAGILARALDSGWDTLSEEIGLWIPVQVANEEHDDKPNGAEEFDEEVLPGRPLPPVCNAELHTDYGGDAVRWGLTHPQDSAADCCQACLDQAKNAKEGEKKCNIWVYCPSEFGCHSPDIYQHKHQECWLKFAEKPKLNFKDRYPEWYRNSHPSAPVIVPWASGVVSA, encoded by the exons ATGGCAAGAGGGAAATGGGTTTGTTCTTACAAGAAGATCACCCTATTTATTTGCTTCGTCAACATTGCCGTTGCACTCTTCTGTCTTCGCTCTCTCTATGCTTCTATCTATATCTACTCCGGTAGCGTTGGAAGGAACA CTGTGTTGTATAAACCAGATCAGATTCAGAAAATGGAAGAATCAGAGCAAATCCGCAAGGCGCACAAACCAGTGGAGTTAGTAAAATGG GTGAAGAAATTTGAAGGGGAGTTTTCAAGTGAAACTGTGGCAGTTGAGTTGCCTCAGCATTTGAAACAGAAAATAGTTGATGAGGTCCTGCAGAGACTAAGGAGCTTGAATAGTAATAGAACAAACAGTTCCGACTCCCTCGGCATTGATAAGGAACGGC AAGCAGTAGAAAACTGGCGCAAGGAAAGATTGAATGAGATTAAGTTGGCCCTTGTTAGAGGGACTTCGAGCTCAAGCATCAATTTTGAAGAGGCAG GCATACTAGCAAGAGCTTTGGATTCTGGTTGGGATACGCTTTCCGAAGAAATTGGCCTTTGGATACCTGTTCAAGTTGCAAATGAGGAACATGATGACAAACCAAATGGTGCCGAGGAGTTTG ACGAAGAAGTTCTTCCGGGTAGGCCCCTTCCACCCGTGTGCAATGCGGAACTTCACACAGATTATGGTGGCGATGCAGTTCGATGGGGTCTTACTCACCCCCAAGATAGTGCAGCCGATTGCTGTCAAGCTTGCTTGGACCAGGCTAAAAACGCCAAAGAAGGCGAAAAGAAATGCAACATTTGGGTTTATTGTCCATCAGAGTTTGGGTGTCATTCTCCGGATATTTATCAGCACAAACATCAGGAATGCTGGCTGAAATTT GCTGAGAAACCGAAGCTGAACTTTAAAGATAGGTATCCGGAATGGTATCGAAATTCGCATCCGTCTGCACCCGTGATTGTTCCGTGGGCCTCTGGAGTTGTTAGCGCATGA
- the LOC140179726 gene encoding uncharacterized protein has product MGSGFGESNKVRWSVFDGVRIIAATPEALMVEIDSAISTLEYTRATATLDSASSSAAADGGGYDERVADEAYKAGCAALAAGKIEEALGSLKVSLSKCPPEKTAAVTKLQSLISLTSQQIQNQRSKSKSNSNSNSK; this is encoded by the coding sequence ATGGGTTCGGGTTTCGGAGAATCCAATAAGGTTCGCTGGAGCGTCTTCGATGGCGTCAGGATCATTGCCGCCACGCCGGAGGCTCTCATGGTGGAGATCGACTCCGCAATCTCCACTCTCGAATACACACGCGCCACCGCTACCCTCGACTCCGCCTCCTCCTCCGCTGCCGCAGACGGCGGCGGATACGACGAACGCGTGGCGGATGAGGCATATAAGGCCGGATGCGCAGCCTTGGCAGCAGGTAAGATTGAAGAGGCGCTCGGATCTCTGAAGGTGTCACTATCGAAGTGCCCACCGGAAAAGACAGCGGCGGTGACAAAACTTCAGTCTTTGATCTCTCTCACATCCCAGCAGATTCAGAATCAAAGATCTAAATCTAAatctaattctaattctaattcAAAGTGA
- the LOC112697861 gene encoding uncharacterized protein translates to MGVFYHEDPPNHHTKRFKIFAATIKEVFSFNCQNSCRKLSIASLDDEEFPAITDLEEEQQVVVMAVRRRQAMEKQKHKPGLYVTQTITTKEKKEGGNEEHDDQREEFCSVKSCFSCCSSSNAAAVSDEAFCSVKTNLSRCNSSINEAVELFPPPEYWKRSIIRELCHCEGWPFGLCRKAVLLPPLPKSPSESWLSRKIQRSSTDAT, encoded by the exons ATGGGTGTATTCTATCATGAAGATCCACCAAACCACCACACAAAGAGATTCAAAATATTTGCAGCTACCATAAAGGAAGTGTTTTCTTTCAACTGCCAAAATTCTTGTAGAAAGCTTTCCATTGCAAGCCTTGATGATGAGGAGTTCCCAGCAATCACTGATCTTGAAGAGGAACAACAA GTGGTTGTTATGGCGGTTAGAAGGCGCCAAGCCATGGAGAAACAGAAGCACAAGCCAGGCTTATATGTCACACAAActataacaacaaaagaaaaaaaagagggtgGTAATGAAGAACATGATGATCAAAGAGAAGAGTTTTGTTCTGTTAAGAGTTGCTTCTCATGttgttcttcttccaatgctGCTGCTGTGAGTGATGAAGCATTCTGTTCTGTGAAGACAAACCTCTCGAGATGTAATTCAAGCATCAATGAAGCTGTTGAGTTGTTTCCGCCGCCAGAGTATTGGAAGCGTTCGATTATTCGGGAGCTTTGTCATTGTGAGGGATGGCCTTTTGGTCTCTGCCGGAAAGCTGTGTTGCTTCCACCATTGCCTAAGTCACCTTCTGAATCATGGTTGTCAAGAAAAATACAAAGAAGTTCTACGGATGCTACTTGA
- the LOC112697860 gene encoding succinate dehydrogenase subunit 5, mitochondrial-like yields MQKMASLRSLLRLLSSRSRCLAASTNQHHHNLPPRHLNRFLRPALFSLSPSRNPNRISQEFCAPLSMGLGSLRFYSEDVSHTPNIKDPQLHNLLKDLMAVSWSDLPDSVIEDAKAALSKDTDDKAGKDTVTNVFRAAEAVEEFGGILTTLKMELDDSVGMSGEDVKPLPEHMKNALITIFNRYSTYLDSFGPDETYLRKKVEAELGTKMIHLKMRCSGLGSEWGKVTVLGTSGLAGSYVEQRA; encoded by the exons ATGCAGAAAATGGCGTCACTCAGATCACTTCTCCGATTACTCTCCTCCAGATCTCGCTGTCTCGCCGCTTCCACCAACCAACACCACCACAACCTTCCTCCTCGCCACCTCAACCGTTTTCTGCGTccagcccttttcagcctctcTCCCTCTCGCAACCCTAATCGCATCTCTCAAG aattttgtgctCCTCTCTCAATGGGCTTGGGAAGCTTGCGATTCTATAGCGAAGATGTGTCCCACACGCCTAACATTAAAGACCCTCAGCTTCACAATCTCTTGAAGGATTTGATGGCTGTAAGTTGGAGTGATCTTCCGGATTCTGTCATTGAAGATGCGAAGGCAGCTTTATCCAAAGATACAGATGACAAAGCTGGCAAGGATACTGTGACTAACGTGTTTCGGGCAGCTGAAGCTGTTGAGGAGTTTGGTGGGATCCTAACTACCTTAAAAATGGAACTGGATGACAGTGTTGGAATGAGTGGCGAG GATGTAAAGCCTTTGCCAGAGCATATGAAAAATGCTCTCATTACCATTTTCAATCGCTACTCAACCTATTTGGATTCCTTCGGGCCTGATGAGACCTATCTGCGGAAAAAGGTGGAGGCCGAGTTGGGCACAAAGATGATACACTTAAAAATGAGGTGCAGTGGCCTTGGTTCAGAGTGGGGAAAG GTAACTGTTCTTGGAACCTCTGGACTTGCAGGTTCCTATGTTGAGCAAAGAGCATAG
- the LOC112697862 gene encoding probable carboxylesterase 2 produces the protein MESSTNSTTITDEQPQIAQEFPHIIRVFTDGRVERLRGTDIVPPSLYPHSVVSSKDITLDSQNNIAARLFLPPPQSTHNHKLPIVIYFHGGAFCVNSPFNAAYHNYLTALVSKANVVAVSVQYRLAPEHPLPAAYDDAWTALQWVASHGKNNGPEPWLNEHADFERVFLAGDSAGANIVHNIVMMAGHPDMNLGIDILGACLSHPYFWGSTPIGSEVLELGKRELVDRLWPFICPSMPESDNLWVNPMAEDAPSLAWLGCRRVFVCIAEKDVLKDRGRLYYEALSRSGWTGVVEIEETEGKGHAFHIHDLECDKAKELITSMAEFFNRDAPPF, from the coding sequence ATGGAAAGCAGCACAAACTCAACAACCATAACCGATGAGCAACCACAAATAGCTCAAGAATTCCCTCATATTATTCGTGTCTTTACCGACGGTCGTGTTGAAAGGCTTAGGGGAACAGATATTGTCCCACCTTCCCTTTACCCTCACAGTGTTGTCTCATCCAAAGACATCACACTTGACTCGCAAAACAACATCGCCGCACGTCTCTTCCTCCCCCCACCACAAAGCACCCATAACCACAAGCTCCCTATCGTGATCTACTTCCATGGTGGTGCCTTTTGTGTCAACTCACCCTTTAATGCAGCATATCATAACTACCTTACTGCTTTGGTCTCCAAGGCCAACGTTGTGGCAGTTTCTGTTCAGTATAGGCTAGCACCGGAACATCCTCTTCCCGCCGCATATGATGACGCTTGGACTGCACTGCAATGGGTGGCTTCTCATGGGAAGAACAATGGACCTGAGCCTTGGTTAAATGAGCATGCTGATTTTGAAAGAGTATTTTTGGCGGGTGATAGTGCCGGTGCTAACATAGTTCATAACATAGTTATGATGGCTGGGCACCCTGATATGAATCTTGGCATAGATATTCTAGGGGCTTGTTTGAGTCACCCATATTTTTGGGGTTCAACTCCGATTGGATCAGAAGTGTTAGAACTAGGTAAAAGGGAGTTAGTTGATCGATTGTGGCCGTTTATATGCCCATCAATGCCAGAGAGTGACAACCTGTGGGTTAACCCAATGGCGGAGGATGCACCTAGCTTGGCTTGGTTGGGTTGTCGGAGAGTGTTTGTGTGCATAGCAGAGAAGGATGTACTGAAGGATAGAGGGAGGCTTTACTATGAGGCCTTGAGTCGAAGCGGTTGGACCGGGGTGGTGGAGATTGAGGAGACTGAAGGGAAAGGTCATGCATTTCACATACATGATCTTGAATGTGACAAGGCAAAGGAACTGATCACAAGCATGGCTGAATTCTTTAACAGGGACGCCCCTCCATTTTAG
- the LOC112697863 gene encoding 26S proteasome non-ATPase regulatory subunit 14 homolog has protein sequence MSGMERLQRMFAGAGGALGHPPPDSPTLDSSEQVYISSLALLKMLKHGRAGVPMEVMGLMLGEFVDEYTVRVVDVFAMPQSGTGVSVEAVDHVFQTNMLDMLKQTGRPEMVVGWYHSHPGFGCWLSGVDINTQQSFEALNQRAVAVVVDPIQSVKGKVVIDAFRLINPQTMMLGQEPRQTTSNLGHLNKPSIQALIHGLNRHYYSIAINYRKNELEEKMLLNLHKKKWTDGLTLRQFDSHSKTNEQTVQEMLSLATKYNKAVQEEDELPPEKLAIANVGRQDAKKHLEEHVSNLMSSNIVQTLGMMLDTVVF, from the exons ATGTCAGGTATGGAGAGGCTACAGAGGATGTTTGCGGGTGCAGGTGGAGCACTGGGCCACCCACCACCGGATTCCCCCACCCTCGATTCCTCCGAGCAAGTCTACATCTCTTCACTCGCACTTCTCAAAATGCTCAAACACG GAAGGGCTGGGGTTCCAATGGAAGTTATGGGCTTGATGTTGGGGGAGTTTGTGGATGAGTACACGGTTCGTGTTGTGGATGTGTTTGCTATGCCGCAGAGCGGGACTGGCGTCAGTGTTGAGGCTGTTGATCATGTGTTTCAGACCAATATGCTTGATATGCTCAAGCAAACTGGAAG ACCTGAGATGGTTGTTGGTTGGTATCATTCACATCCTGGATTTGGTTGCTGGCTTTCCGGAGTGGACATCAATACACAACAG AGTTTTGAGGCTTTAAATCAAAGGGCCGTGGCTGTGGTGGTGGACCCTATTCAGAGTGTTAAAGGCAAGGTGGTCATTGATGCTTTCCGGCTGATTAATCCACAAACTATGATGTTGGGTCAGGAACCACGGCAGACAACCTCTAACCTTGGCCATCTTAATAAGCCGTCTATACAA GCTCTGATCCATGGCTTGAATCGGCATTATTACTCAATAGCAATTAACTACAGGAAGAATGAGCTTGAAGAGAAGATGTTGCTTAATCTTCACAAGAAGAAATGGACTGATGGTTTGACACTCAGACAATTTGATTCTCATTCAAAAACTAATGAACAGACTGTTCAA GAGATGCTATCATTAGCCACCAAGTACAACAAGGCAGTGCAGGAGGAAGACGAGTTACCGCCAGAAAAACTCGCAATTGCTAACGTGGGGAGGCAAGATGCTAAGAAGCACCTTGAGGAGCATGTCTCCAATTTGATGTCTTCCAACATTGTTCAGACCTTGGGAATGATGCTCGACACGGTCGTGTTCTAG
- the LOC112697864 gene encoding patatin-like protein 2, which produces MPSMSSVQRSKSCVELQPPTYGNLITILSIDGGGVRGIIPATILEFLESHLQELDGEDARLADYFDVISGTSTGGLVTAMLTAPDQNNRPLFAAKDIKPFYLEHCPKIFPQPRGLGATLMAKMIRQLGGPKYDGKYLHGVVKEKLGDIRLHETITNVVIPTFDIKCLQPIIFSSYQIKSWPCLDAKLSDICISTSAAPTYLPAHNFTNKDSKGNNVHEFNLVDGGVCANNPTLVAMNQLTKQMIDENVDFFPIKPSDYSRFLIISIGTGTAKNEEKFNAKVAAKWGLLDWLTQGGSTPLIDVFSQSSSDMVDFHIATLTRALHSEENYLRIQDDTLIGNDSSVDISTKENLERLCQIGDNLLKKPVSRVNLENGQIEPLENGGTNEEALKRFAKILSQERRLRDMRSPHTKKASYN; this is translated from the exons ATGCCAAGTATGTCATCCGTTCAGAGGTCAAAATCATGTGTTGAACTTCAGCCCCCAACTTATGGGAACTTAATTACCATTCTTAGCATTGATGGAGGTGGTGTTAGGGGCATTATCCCAGCTACCATTCTTGAATTCCTTGAATCTCATCTTCAG GAGTTAGATGGTGAAGATGCAAGACTTGCAGATTATTTTGATGTGATATCAGGAACAAGTACTGGAGGACTTGTAACTGCAATGTTAACTGCTCCAGATCAAAATAATCGTCCCCTTTTTGCTGCTAAAGATATCAAACCATTTTATTTGGAGCACTGCCCAAAAATTTTTCCACAACCTAG AGGCTTAGGTGCAACATTGATGGCAAAGATGATAAGACAATTGGGAGGACCAAAATATGATGGAAAATACTTGCATGGAGTGGTTAAAGAGAAACTTGGAGACATTCGTTTGCATGAGACAATCACCAATGTTGTCATTCCCACCTTTGACATCAAATGTTTACAACCAATTATTTTCTCATCATACCAG ATTAAGAGTTGGCCTTGCTTGGATGCTAAACTCTCGGACATATGCATTAGCACATCAGCTGCACCTACTTATCTGCCTGCCCATAACTTCACCAACAAAGATTCAAAAGGAAATAATGTACATGAATTCAACCTCGTTGATGGTGGTGTTTGTGCTAATAATCCG ACTTTAGTTGCCATGAATCAATTAACAAAGCAAATGATAGATGAAAATGTTGATTTCTTTCCAATCAAACCTTCGGACTATAGTCGGTTCTTAATAATTTCAATAGGAACTGGAACAgccaaaaatgaagaaaaattcaATGCAAAAGTTGCAGCTAAATGGGGGCTATTGGATTGGTTAACTCAAGGTGGTTCCACTCCCTTAATTGATGTTTTCTCTCAATCAAGTTCTGATATGGTTGATTTCCATATAGCTACTCTCACTCGAGCACTTCATTCAGAAGAAAATTACCTCCGGATACAG GATGACACATTGATTGGAAATGATTCTTCAGTTGATATTTCTACTAAGGAGAATTTGGAGAGACTTTGCCAAATTGGTGATAATTTGTTGAAGAAACCGGTTTCTAGGGTTAATTTAGAGAATGGTCAAATTGAACCCTTAGAAAATGGAGGAACCAATGAAGAAGCTCTCAAAAG GTTTGCAAAAATATTATCACAAGAGAGGAGACTTCGTGACATGAGATCCCCTCATACTAAGAAGGCATCATACAACTAA